A single genomic interval of Labrus bergylta chromosome 18, fLabBer1.1, whole genome shotgun sequence harbors:
- the plppr3a gene encoding phospholipid phosphatase-related protein type 3a, whose translation MTSPKNKAKKKPPKDSMTLLPCFYFVELPIVLSSLVSLYFLELTDVLAPAIVGFRCHDRDLSMPYVETGDELIPLLMLLSLAFAGPAASIMMGEGLMYCMQSKLKSCPKSESSINAGGCSFNSFLRRTVRFVGVHVFGLLATALVTDVIQLATGYHAPFFLTVCQPNYTAPGVTCDNNAYITRDICMGKDQYAIMSARKTFPSQHATLSGFAAVYISMYFNASISSTTKLLKPLLVFAYCMAAGLAGLTQITQHRSHPIDVYVGYLIGAGIGVYLAVFAVGNFKASEEDALSLHRLTPAQQKDSLRVLSQRSHDSLYRKTPRVSESREELGAGLGSGARSKVRREKASLASLKRASADVELLATRGPMGKETMVTFSNTLPRVANGNSPISPSDEPATTQRHMTFHVPFDPQRSRQLVSEWKQRSLDLRSQSSRDEDEEDGGDEEGAAAGGGEGGDQEMPSSLYPTVQANKGIATPTGVRMVVAPPLVHIPEEATRPPPVSPKSAKTRAKWLSLTEEGRVKEPGQGPIAVSTPRVPSMQPGHPPNQQRVTQVMAMSKQQGHGPHTVSTKTSEGGSSSGGGSNCSESPYYRIPSDRDSCMGSNPGSIAGSGSIVTIDAHAPHHPVVRVSASNGKPWEWRNTISGNMMTADAAGEKHRAALQRQENASQYRDYRTLPVKTDSMCISSASGSNEGGAELPPPPLPTSSSPLPLPPQLSSSPLPPPPPHSSSSPLPPHHPHSTSHSTPMPPPLPHPSSSHMPPPPHLSSQMSPPPLPPPHPSSSQMMPPPPHPSSSQMMPPPPHPSSLQMPPPPHSSSSQMPPPPHPTSSQMPLLPHPSSCQMPPPPHPHPSSSPLPPHPSCSSMLPPPPHPDLLMDTHSQALSRSSTLPRRPSVSARSHAEQEHYYKAMQNERML comes from the exons ATGACGTCCCCCAAAAACAAAGCCAAGAAGAAGCCGCCCAAAGACAGCATGACGCTGCTGCCATGCTTTTATTTCGTCGAG CTTCCCATCGTCCTGTCCTCCTTGGTGTCCCTGTACTTTCTGGAGCTGACAGATGTGTTGGCCCCGGCCATTGTGGGCTTCCGTTGCCATGACCGTGACCTCTCCATGCCCTACGTGGAAACGGGTGATGAGCTCATCCCGCTGCTGATGCTGTTGAGTTTGGCCTTCGCTGGTCCTGCAGCATCC ATTATGATGGGGGAGGGcctgatgtactgtatgcaatcCAAACTGAAGTCTTGTCCCAAGTCGGAGAGCAGCATCAACGCTGGAGGCTGCAGCTTCAACTCCTTCCTACGCAGAACCGTACGCTTTGTCG gtgttcatgtgttcgGTCTCCTGGCAACAGCCTTGGTGACAGATGTCATCCAGTTAGCGACCGGTTACCACGCCCCTTTCTTCCTCACCGTCTGCCAGCCCAATTACACGGCGCCGGGGGTGACATGTGACAACAACGCCTACATCACACGGGACATATGTATGGGGAAAGACCAGTATGCCATCATGTCGGcgag GAAAACATTTCCGTCCCAGCATGCAACGCTCTCTGGCTTCGCTGCTGTCTATATCTCA ATGTATTTCAATGCAAGCATTAGCAGCACAACCAAACTCCTCAAGCCGCTGCTGGTGTTTGCTTACTGCATGGCGGCGGGCCTCGCCGGGCTGACGCAGATCACTCAGCACCGCAGTCACCCGATAGACGTCTATGTGGGATACCTTATAGGAGCCGGCATCGGAGTCTACCTG GCTGTGTTCGCCGTGGGAAACTTCAAAGCATCAGAGGAAGATGCTCTTTCTTTACACAGACTGACACCGGCTCAGCAGAAGGACAGCCTGAGGGTGCTGAGTCAGCGCAGTCATGACTCCCTCTACAGGAAGACCCCCAGGGTGTCGGAGAGCAGGGAGGAGCTGGGTGCAGGGCTTGGCTCCGGCGCTCGCAGTAAGGTGAGAAGGGAGAAGGCCTCGCTGGCCTCCCTGAAACGAGCGAGCGCCGATGTGGAGCTACTCGCAACTCGGGGTCCCATGGGGAAGGAAACCATGGTAACCTTCAGCAACACCCTACCCAGAGTGGCAAACGGGAATAGCCCCATCTCGCCTTCAGATGAGCCGGCCACCACGCAGCGTCACATGACCTTCCACGTGCCCTTTGACCCCCAACGGTCTCGGCAGCTGGTGTCGGAGTGGAAGCAGCGATCGCTGGACCTCCGCAGCCAGAGCTCCCgagatgaggacgaggaggatggGGGTGATGAAGAAGGAgcggcagcaggaggaggagaaggaggagaccAGGAGATGCCCTCCTCTCTGTATCCCACAGTGCAAGCCAACAAGGGCATCGCCACGCCAACCGGAGTCAGAATGGTGGTGGCACCCCCGCTAGTTCACATCCCAGAGGAAGCCACTCGGCCTCCGCCCGTTTCCCCAAAGAGCGCCAAGACACGTGCCAAGTGGCTGTCGCTCACCGAGGAAGGGAGGGTGAAAGAGCCGGGACAGGGGCCCATCGCCGTGTCGACTCCCAGAGTGCCCAGCATGCAACCCGGCCATCCGCCGAATCAGCAGAGAGTCACTCAG GTGATGGCCATGTCCAAGCAGCAGGGTCATGGACCCCACACTGTGTCCACTAAGACCTCAGAAGGCGGCTCGTCCTCTGGAGGCGGATCCAACTGCTCTGAATCGCCCTATTACAGGATCCCATCGGATCGAGACAGCTGCATGGGAAGCAACCCGGGGAGCATCGCGGGAAGCGGGAGCATCGTCACCATCGACGCTCACGCCCCTCACCACCCGGTGGTGCGCGTGTCTGCCAGCAACGGCAAGCCGTGGGAGTGGAGGAACACCATCAGCGGAAACATGATGACGGCGGACGCAGCgggagagaaacacagagcGGCGCTGCAGCGACAGGAAAATGCGAGTCAGTACCGGGACTACAGGACGCTCCCGGTGAAAACCGACTCGATGTGTATCTCCTCAGCCAGCGGGAGCAACGAAGGAGGAGCGGAGCTGCCTCCCCCACCGCTCCCCAcgtcctcctcccctctgcctCTCCCGCCTCAGCTGTCGTCGTCCCCGctacctccacctcctcctcactcGTCCTCTTCCCCCTTGCCTCCCCACCATCCACACTCCACTTCACACTCCACTCCGATgccgcctcctcttcctcacccttcctcctctcacatgcctccccctcctcacttGTCCTCTCAGAtgtcccctcctcccctcccgcCTCCCCACCCCTCTTCCTCCCAAATGATGCCCCCACCTCCTCACCCCTCTTCCTCCCAAATGATGCCCCCACCTCCTCACCCCTCGTCCTTGCAAATGCCCCCGCCCCCTCACTCGTCTTCCTCGCAGATGCCCCCGCCACCTCACCCGACCTCTTCCCAGATGCCCCTGCTTCCTCACCCGTCCTCTTGCCAAATGCCCCCACCTCCACACCCCCATCCGTCCTCTTCTCCTTTACCGCCTCACCCGTCCTGCTCCAGCAtgctcccccctcctccccatccAGACTTACTGATGGACACCCACAGCCAGGCGCTGTCCCGCTCCTCCACCCTGCCTCGCAGACCCTCCGTCTCCGCCCGCAGCCACGCAGAGCAGGAGCACTACTACAAGGCCATGCAGAATGAGCGGATGTTATAG